One part of the Ursus arctos isolate Adak ecotype North America unplaced genomic scaffold, UrsArc2.0 scaffold_14, whole genome shotgun sequence genome encodes these proteins:
- the LOC113256787 gene encoding C-C chemokine receptor type 3 produces MEAFTAVMKTMDESTETTVFDYEDSLPCEKVNIRQLGSQFLPPLYSLVFVVGLLGNAVVVLILTKYKRLQIMTNIFLLNLAISDLLFLFTLVFWIHYAGWNEWVFGAFMCKLLSGLYYVGLYSEIFFIILLTVDRYLAIVHAVFALRARTVTFGVITSVLTWGLAGLAALPEFIFHKSQDEGQHFVCLPLYPKDQEDKWKRFHALRMNILGLALPLLIMGVCYSGIIKTLLRCPSKKKYKAIRLIFVIMVVFFIFWTPYNLVLLLSAFQTIFFEASCEQSKQLDVAMQVTEVIAYTHCCVNPIIYAFVGERFRNHLCHFFRRHVATYLGKYIPFLPSEKSDRASSPSPSTGEQELSFVF; encoded by the coding sequence ATGGAGGCCTTCACGGCAGTGATGAAGACCATGGACGAGTCTACGGAGACCACGGTTTTCGACTACGAGGACTCGCTGCCATGTGAGAAAGTCAACATCAGGCAGCTGGGATCCCAGTTCTTGCCCCCGCTGTACTCCCTGGTGTTCGTGGTCGGGCTGCTGGGCAACGCTGTGGTAGTTCTGATACTCACGAAATACAAGAGGCTCCAGATTATGACCAACATCTTCCTGCTCAACTTGGCTATTTCGGACTTGCTCTTTCTATTCACCCTGGTGTTCTGGATTCATTACGCTGGGTGGAATGAGTGGGTTTTTGGCGCTTTCATGTGTAAGCTCCTCTCTGGGCTTTATTACGTGGGCTTATACAGCGAGATCTTTTTCATCATCCTGCTGACCGTAGACAGGTACCTGGCCATCGTCCACGCCGTGTTTGCCCTTCGAGCCCGGACTGTCACTTTTGGTGTCATCACGAGTGTCCTCACCTGGGGCCTGGCAGGGCTAGCAGCCCTCCCTGAGTTTATCTTCCATAAGTCCCAAGACGAGGGCCAACATTTTGTCTGCTTGCCTCTTTACCCAAAAGACCAAGAAGACAAATGGAAGCGTTTCCATGCTCTGAGAATGAATATCCTGGGTCTTGCTCTGCCTCTGCTTATCATGGGTGTCTGCTACTCTGGAATTATTAAAACGCTGCTGAGATGCCCCAGTAAGAAAAAGTACAAGGCCATCCGGCTCATTTTTGTCATCATGGtggtctttttcattttctggacACCCTATAACCTGgtcctccttctctctgcttttcaaACGATCTTCTTTGAGGCCAGTTGTGAGCAGAGCAAACAGCTGGACGTGGCCATGCAGGTGACGGAGGTGATCGCCTACACGCACTGCTGCGTCAACCCCATCATCTACGCCTTCGTCGGGGAGAGGTTCCGGAATCATCTCTGCCACTTTTTCCGCAGGCACGTGGCCACCTACCTGGGCAAATacatccccttccttcccagcGAGAAGTCAGACAGAGCAAGCTCTCCATCCCCATCAACAGGGGAGCAGGAattgtcatttgtattttaa